One window of Chloroflexus aggregans DSM 9485 genomic DNA carries:
- a CDS encoding SDR family oxidoreductase, with translation MRLKGRVAIITGASSGVGYAAARLFAREGATVIVAARRHDRLEHLVSMITTEGYHAFAIPTDITVSAQVQHLVDTTVQMLGRIDILLNCAGNVEKIAPLEQFSDAEWQSVMNVNLNGVFYLMRAVVPYMKRQRSGTIVNLGSRVGKIGVANIAPFCAAKFALSGLSQALAQELRPYNVFVTTVFSGMIDADIAPLNPAEELRKRLMTVEDVAQALLWVCTLPPSLRVDELPIMPRTVDL, from the coding sequence ATGCGATTGAAAGGGCGCGTTGCAATTATTACCGGTGCTTCTAGTGGAGTTGGCTATGCGGCGGCTCGTCTGTTTGCTCGTGAAGGGGCAACCGTCATTGTTGCCGCCCGCCGACATGATCGTCTCGAACATTTGGTTAGTATGATTACTACAGAAGGGTATCACGCCTTTGCTATCCCCACCGATATTACCGTCTCGGCCCAGGTCCAGCATTTAGTCGATACAACGGTGCAAATGCTTGGTCGGATCGATATTTTACTCAACTGCGCCGGTAATGTAGAGAAGATCGCACCGCTTGAGCAGTTTAGCGATGCCGAATGGCAGTCGGTCATGAATGTCAATCTTAACGGTGTGTTTTACCTGATGCGCGCAGTAGTGCCCTATATGAAGCGTCAGCGCAGCGGAACCATTGTGAACCTCGGTTCGCGGGTGGGCAAGATCGGGGTGGCCAATATTGCACCGTTCTGCGCGGCTAAATTTGCGCTGTCAGGGTTGTCGCAGGCGCTTGCCCAAGAGTTGCGCCCCTACAATGTCTTCGTGACGACCGTCTTCTCTGGCATGATCGATGCCGATATTGCGCCGCTGAATCCGGCTGAAGAGTTGCGCAAACGGTTGATGACCGTCGAAGACGTGGCGCAGGCATTGTTGTGGGTCTGTACGCTGCCGCCAAGCCTGCGGGTTGATGAGTTACCCATTATGCCACGCACGGTCGATTTGTAA
- a CDS encoding HD domain-containing protein: protein MYWDTIADLLHHPRVIETRYHMHHSVPKHDHLLRSVHFSYYLALFFGADQVTCVRAALLHDLDSRYGTLTTHGAIAARVAAELGESEAVSAAIISHMYPFGPRPTTREGWVLAVADKLASLADLGAFVSGLLSGHSLRVRRQLRQSDPFYAARYARRRHRRLMNSLWRRFGRNDGSRWRFGDQAQQV from the coding sequence ATGTACTGGGATACCATCGCGGATCTCCTGCATCATCCACGGGTTATTGAGACACGCTACCACATGCACCACAGTGTTCCCAAACACGATCATTTGTTACGCTCAGTACATTTCTCGTACTACCTCGCGCTATTCTTTGGCGCCGATCAGGTAACGTGCGTGCGGGCAGCCCTTCTCCACGACCTCGATTCGCGGTATGGCACACTGACAACGCACGGCGCAATTGCCGCCCGTGTTGCCGCCGAACTTGGCGAATCGGAAGCCGTTTCGGCAGCAATTATCAGCCACATGTACCCTTTTGGGCCACGTCCAACCACACGCGAAGGATGGGTGTTAGCGGTTGCCGACAAGCTAGCATCTTTGGCCGATTTGGGGGCATTTGTCAGTGGGCTACTTTCCGGTCACAGCCTACGGGTACGCCGACAACTACGCCAAAGTGATCCGTTTTATGCTGCACGGTATGCACGCCGGCGCCATCGTCGTCTGATGAATTCACTTTGGCGACGGTTCGGACGGAACGACGGATCGCGCTGGCGTTTCGGCGACCAGGCCCAACAGGTCTAG
- a CDS encoding AI-2E family transporter: MTIFTPTQIRRVARWLLVAVSIYLVGWLISHTGSAITPFVFGGVLAYLFLPLVNFFERWMPRWLAILVVYLLTFGALVAAIAFVIPPLIAQIVELIRTLPDIATIQREANRLLDEYEQLLASLPPAIQSEVQSAIASAASEGLSTLRANFVSYLQGIGQFLITSVLSVVNTVTFLLGFFLVPFWLFYVLMDQRAGRDYLNRLIHPRLRADFWAMVSIIDYDLSGYLRGQLILGTSVGLAAWIGLTALNMAGMKVPYTVLLAVVAGVTEVVPVIGPIIGAIPAILLGLADSPTTALAVTILYIAIQQLENHILVPRIIGESVGVHPAILMVVLVVCSQVFGLLGAILSAPLSAMARDLFLYLYGRLSDPPRPAGVLPERLRPIAALTEVVAQSTTDQSAPSPPTSEDVPRTRPLDEPR; this comes from the coding sequence ATGACCATCTTCACCCCAACTCAAATCCGTCGGGTTGCGCGTTGGTTGCTTGTTGCGGTGTCAATTTATCTTGTGGGCTGGCTGATTAGCCATACCGGTTCGGCGATCACGCCGTTTGTGTTTGGCGGTGTGCTCGCCTATTTATTTTTACCGTTAGTCAATTTCTTCGAGCGCTGGATGCCGCGTTGGTTGGCAATTCTGGTCGTGTATCTGCTGACCTTCGGCGCATTGGTGGCTGCGATTGCGTTTGTCATTCCACCGCTGATTGCTCAGATCGTCGAACTGATCCGTACCCTACCTGATATTGCCACGATCCAACGCGAGGCTAATCGGTTGCTCGATGAGTATGAGCAGTTGCTTGCCAGCTTGCCACCTGCTATACAGTCTGAGGTGCAAAGCGCGATTGCGTCGGCAGCTTCAGAGGGGTTGAGTACCCTGCGGGCTAATTTCGTTAGCTATTTGCAAGGGATCGGCCAGTTTCTGATTACGAGTGTTTTGTCGGTTGTTAATACGGTCACCTTCCTGTTGGGTTTCTTTCTGGTGCCATTTTGGCTCTTCTACGTGCTGATGGATCAGCGTGCCGGACGCGATTATCTTAATCGCTTGATCCATCCCCGCTTACGGGCCGATTTTTGGGCAATGGTATCAATTATCGATTACGACCTGAGCGGTTATCTGCGCGGTCAGTTGATTCTGGGTACGTCCGTTGGCTTAGCCGCGTGGATCGGCCTCACGGCACTGAATATGGCGGGGATGAAGGTGCCATATACGGTACTGTTAGCGGTTGTGGCCGGTGTTACCGAGGTGGTACCGGTGATCGGACCGATTATTGGTGCCATCCCGGCAATCTTGTTGGGTCTAGCCGATTCGCCGACGACTGCGCTGGCCGTTACTATTCTCTACATTGCTATCCAGCAGCTCGAGAATCATATCCTCGTGCCACGCATTATCGGCGAAAGCGTGGGAGTCCATCCGGCGATTCTCATGGTTGTGCTGGTCGTGTGTTCGCAGGTTTTTGGTTTGTTGGGAGCGATCCTTTCGGCGCCACTGAGTGCAATGGCCCGCGATCTGTTTCTCTATCTCTACGGGCGTTTGAGTGATCCGCCCCGTCCGGCAGGTGTTCTGCCCGAACGGTTGCGTCCGATAGCAGCTCTTACCGAAGTAGTGGCCCAATCGACGACCGATCAATCGGCACCGTCTCCGCCCACCTCGGAAGACGTTCCCCGAACGCGCCCACTTGATGAACCTCGATGA
- a CDS encoding helix-turn-helix domain-containing protein — protein sequence MSLGQKIGRLRQERGLTLQEVSEGSGLTPSFLSRLERDKVNISVANLRKLAQFFSVKMTHFFEGEDNQQVGQVVRPAERVRLSLDDAPVQVFSLLPPNSDLDARLIEAYPGSSQQGFSSRGSQMVFVLLGHVRYTLGEEQYDLEPGDTLFFHDDTAYSWTNVGNSIATMLTVNTLNPRDDR from the coding sequence ATGTCACTCGGACAAAAGATCGGGCGGTTACGCCAAGAACGTGGCTTAACCTTGCAAGAGGTGTCTGAGGGGTCGGGGTTGACACCATCGTTCCTCAGCCGCCTCGAGCGAGATAAAGTGAATATATCAGTGGCAAACCTGCGCAAGCTGGCTCAATTTTTTAGCGTGAAAATGACCCATTTCTTTGAGGGTGAAGATAATCAGCAGGTTGGTCAGGTAGTACGTCCGGCCGAACGGGTACGGCTTTCCCTTGATGATGCACCGGTGCAAGTTTTTTCCTTGCTGCCGCCGAACAGCGATCTTGACGCGCGTCTGATCGAAGCCTACCCTGGTAGTAGCCAGCAAGGCTTTTCATCACGTGGGAGTCAAATGGTGTTCGTGCTGTTAGGCCATGTGCGTTATACATTAGGTGAAGAGCAGTACGATCTCGAACCCGGCGATACCCTCTTTTTCCACGATGATACTGCCTATAGCTGGACAAACGTCGGTAATTCGATTGCAACAATGTTGACCGTCAATACGTTAAATCCACGTGATGATCGTTGA
- a CDS encoding FHA domain-containing protein encodes MATDKTPLCPFCQAPLTRADARFCSSCGRALSPSPTHNPTTILAAGGAFLQISESGNERHVLLGSRPLTIGRAADNDIVLQSRFVSGRHARIEPSGQGHRIVDVGSRNGLLFAGQRVSERELADGDILRIGDPATGNFVSLMYHNPMLTTTAAEQAVPQQFPLDPNDPEITIGRVGCDIILNNPQVSRFHAQIDRTPGGVVLRDMGSTNGTFVNGQRVTAPVMLKPGDVIQIGAFKLVYNVTRLDRYDQQGALRIDARNLSRVVMRNGVRRIILNDVSLSIAPREFVAIVGGSGTGKSTLMKALCGYAPADQGHVLVNGDDFYRNFAAYRTVLGYVPQDDILHRQLPVQRALEYSARLRLPADTSDQEVATRIERVLDDVEMTPHRDKPIEALSGGQRKRVSIGAELLADPSLFFLDEPTSGLDPGLEKKMMYTLRRLADSGRTVVLVTHATANITQCDHVIFMAGNGRMVFFGPPAEALRFFQITSGDFADIYTKIEGIAAPDHPVVRRDLKAEYDMWCAAHPQADGPPTLAELWEMRYRQSSLYQRYVVERLASAPSGPQVQNPTVKQAPQRVSAWRQFGLLTRRYFDLMRQDRRNVLILLLQAPIIALLLVLVVRSDALTGTQAQDLIQRSEAKKVLFMLATVSVWFGIINAAREITKEQAIYRRERLVNLRIGPYLFSKVTILSGLIVVQTIVLLAIVLLKVGFPGDTGILLPPLIETFITLVLSSGAGMALGLAISAASATPDRAISLVPFALIPQILFAGLIFAIEGLATPLSWLTISRWAMDALGASLDINRLCNLPNTDDQGSIPPGCSPGFLEIEAAFSHDPAHLIGRWLALGTDAVVCLLIAAWILRRRDRMV; translated from the coding sequence GTGGCGACCGATAAAACGCCGCTGTGCCCCTTCTGCCAGGCCCCGCTCACCCGGGCTGATGCCCGCTTTTGCTCGTCGTGCGGGCGAGCGTTGTCCCCCTCCCCAACTCACAACCCGACCACCATCCTTGCTGCTGGTGGTGCCTTTTTGCAGATTAGCGAATCCGGCAATGAACGTCACGTGTTGCTCGGCAGTCGACCGTTAACAATTGGACGGGCTGCCGATAACGATATTGTGTTGCAATCACGCTTTGTCAGCGGACGACATGCCCGTATCGAACCGAGTGGCCAAGGGCATCGGATTGTTGATGTCGGCAGTCGTAATGGTCTGCTCTTTGCCGGCCAGCGGGTCAGCGAGCGTGAGTTGGCGGATGGAGATATTTTGCGCATCGGTGATCCGGCCACCGGTAACTTTGTCTCGTTAATGTATCACAACCCAATGCTGACCACTACGGCGGCAGAGCAAGCCGTACCACAACAATTCCCCCTCGATCCGAACGATCCGGAAATCACCATCGGACGAGTCGGTTGTGACATTATTCTCAATAATCCGCAGGTATCTCGCTTCCACGCGCAGATTGATCGTACTCCTGGTGGAGTAGTGCTGCGGGATATGGGCAGTACCAACGGCACATTCGTCAACGGTCAGCGGGTAACAGCGCCGGTAATGCTGAAACCGGGTGATGTCATCCAGATCGGTGCATTTAAACTCGTCTACAACGTTACCCGTCTTGACCGTTACGACCAGCAAGGTGCGTTACGGATCGATGCCCGCAACTTGTCGCGTGTGGTTATGCGCAACGGCGTTCGGCGGATCATTCTCAACGATGTCTCCCTCTCGATTGCACCGCGTGAATTTGTTGCGATTGTCGGTGGTTCGGGTACCGGCAAAAGTACTCTGATGAAAGCACTCTGCGGGTATGCACCGGCCGATCAAGGACACGTGCTGGTCAATGGTGACGATTTCTATCGCAATTTTGCCGCTTACCGCACGGTTTTAGGTTACGTACCGCAAGATGATATTCTTCATCGACAGTTACCGGTGCAACGGGCATTGGAATATTCTGCGCGGCTGCGTTTACCCGCCGATACGTCTGACCAAGAAGTAGCAACTCGGATCGAGCGCGTGCTCGACGATGTTGAGATGACACCGCACCGCGATAAGCCGATTGAAGCCCTTTCGGGTGGGCAACGCAAACGGGTTAGTATCGGTGCCGAATTGTTGGCCGATCCCAGCCTGTTCTTTCTCGATGAGCCAACGAGCGGGCTTGACCCCGGTCTCGAAAAGAAGATGATGTACACACTGCGCCGTCTTGCCGATAGTGGGCGGACGGTAGTACTGGTGACACATGCCACGGCCAACATTACCCAATGTGATCACGTTATCTTTATGGCAGGGAATGGTCGCATGGTCTTCTTCGGGCCACCTGCCGAGGCGCTGCGGTTTTTTCAGATTACGAGCGGTGATTTTGCCGATATTTACACCAAGATTGAAGGCATAGCCGCTCCTGATCATCCGGTGGTACGACGCGATCTGAAAGCCGAGTACGACATGTGGTGTGCGGCGCATCCTCAAGCCGATGGCCCGCCGACACTGGCCGAATTGTGGGAAATGCGCTATCGTCAATCATCACTCTACCAACGGTACGTGGTAGAGCGACTGGCTAGCGCGCCGAGTGGGCCACAGGTACAGAATCCTACCGTCAAGCAGGCACCGCAGCGTGTCTCGGCATGGCGGCAGTTTGGTCTCTTGACCCGCCGCTACTTCGATCTCATGCGGCAGGACCGGCGTAACGTACTGATCTTGCTCCTACAAGCACCGATCATAGCCTTACTATTGGTATTAGTCGTCCGTAGCGATGCGCTGACCGGGACACAAGCCCAAGACCTGATCCAGCGTAGTGAAGCAAAAAAGGTACTATTTATGCTGGCGACGGTCAGTGTCTGGTTTGGGATTATCAACGCTGCCCGTGAGATTACCAAAGAGCAAGCGATCTATCGGCGAGAACGGTTAGTCAATCTGCGGATCGGGCCATATTTGTTCTCGAAGGTAACGATACTTAGCGGACTGATCGTGGTACAGACAATCGTATTATTAGCCATCGTGCTCCTCAAAGTAGGGTTTCCCGGTGATACAGGCATCTTGCTGCCGCCACTCATCGAGACGTTCATCACGCTGGTCCTTTCATCAGGCGCCGGTATGGCATTGGGCTTAGCGATCAGCGCGGCATCGGCAACCCCGGATCGGGCGATCAGTCTGGTACCGTTTGCCCTCATCCCCCAAATCTTGTTTGCCGGGCTGATCTTTGCCATCGAGGGTCTTGCTACGCCGCTCTCCTGGCTCACGATCAGCCGGTGGGCGATGGATGCGCTCGGTGCTAGTCTTGATATTAATCGGCTGTGCAACCTGCCCAACACCGATGATCAGGGAAGTATTCCTCCCGGCTGTTCCCCCGGTTTTCTCGAAATTGAAGCGGCCTTTAGCCACGATCCGGCTCATCTGATCGGGCGTTGGCTGGCATTGGGCACGGATGCCGTGGTCTGCCTGCTCATTGCTGCATGGATCTTGCGACGTCGTGATCGTATGGTATAA
- a CDS encoding Stp1/IreP family PP2C-type Ser/Thr phosphatase produces the protein MATQESGQCRVCGNPIGTAQQVCPHCGSSLVTPSEQVIITGERQLVLVADTISLRDLLAIIEASLAFWRRRYENATGVARDEAAAALQELSQILASLGQQIAQGRETVRITTRLPAQRRYPLACPFCGRGNRAQARFCVSCGSSLQPPLPKTYPPPPLQPQVAFHSHTGRVRQINEDTVYAGTFSRGNDHIGTLLIVADGMGGAAAGEVASQLAVTTVKNFLQQALNKNLPGDDEAWLALVQAAMQTAHEQVARAARADQHRSGMGTTLTIALTVDRRAYLGHVGDSRAYLITAGTDNEAPLCQQLTTDHTIVARLVDIGQISPEAARTHPQRHILYRSLGTDQPFVADTRVQALAPGDILLLCSDGLVNHVTDEELAQLVVTNPPARAAMALVDLANRRGGHDNISVIIAHFSAQSAM, from the coding sequence GTGGCAACACAAGAATCTGGGCAATGCAGAGTATGTGGCAACCCAATCGGAACGGCACAGCAAGTATGCCCTCACTGCGGATCATCACTTGTTACGCCATCCGAACAGGTGATCATCACCGGCGAACGCCAATTAGTACTCGTGGCCGACACGATCAGTTTACGCGATTTACTGGCGATTATCGAAGCTAGCCTTGCGTTTTGGCGTCGGCGATACGAGAACGCAACCGGTGTAGCCCGCGACGAGGCTGCCGCAGCGTTACAAGAACTGTCACAAATTCTTGCTAGCCTGGGGCAGCAGATTGCCCAAGGGCGCGAGACAGTTCGTATTACCACTCGCTTGCCCGCCCAACGACGCTATCCGCTCGCCTGTCCGTTCTGTGGCCGCGGGAACCGTGCGCAAGCTCGCTTTTGCGTCTCGTGTGGTTCTAGCCTCCAACCACCCTTGCCGAAAACGTATCCACCGCCACCACTGCAACCACAAGTGGCCTTCCACAGCCACACCGGTCGTGTCCGCCAGATCAATGAAGATACCGTGTACGCCGGTACGTTTAGCCGTGGGAACGATCATATCGGCACGTTACTTATCGTTGCCGATGGCATGGGTGGTGCGGCAGCCGGTGAAGTGGCTTCACAATTGGCGGTGACAACGGTGAAGAACTTCTTACAACAGGCGCTGAACAAGAACCTCCCCGGCGACGACGAGGCGTGGCTTGCTTTGGTACAAGCCGCGATGCAGACCGCTCACGAACAAGTCGCTCGTGCGGCGCGCGCCGACCAACACCGATCCGGCATGGGCACAACGCTCACCATCGCACTGACGGTTGATCGACGGGCCTACCTCGGCCACGTTGGGGATAGTCGCGCGTACCTCATTACTGCCGGAACCGACAATGAGGCGCCGTTGTGTCAACAATTGACGACCGACCACACGATTGTTGCGCGACTTGTCGATATTGGTCAGATCAGCCCGGAAGCAGCCCGCACCCATCCACAACGCCACATCCTCTATCGTTCACTTGGTACCGACCAGCCGTTTGTCGCTGATACCCGTGTACAGGCGCTAGCACCCGGCGATATACTGTTGTTATGCTCCGATGGATTGGTGAATCACGTCACCGATGAAGAGTTAGCCCAACTGGTCGTTACCAATCCACCGGCACGTGCTGCGATGGCGTTAGTCGATCTTGCTAACCGACGCGGCGGACACGATAACATTTCGGTTATTATTGCGCATTTTAGCGCTCAATCTGCGATGTAG
- a CDS encoding Stp1/IreP family PP2C-type Ser/Thr phosphatase — protein sequence MRCSLCGTENRPQARCCAICGQPLPGRQPLAVSGGWLSDMLASPLDPPTQPIAGEEELMEPNLPLFANRFAPTYPLTEPWSTGPLEVRDLAPWQRCWACGSTANEAHESYCIDCGAALETRVYPAFLSPRDTPSGPALIDRLADPLARAILPEVLEQHDLDGWRLTVLNDSELTPLSTPLDETTALTIGTALAQLLVNLHGSHIALGKLTVEDLGLSGPQQIRLRQVNQLRLVNDDERETAFYADLVVLAEVLERLMVIPRTTQRLDEQALIEAAQITDSLGTVLRQIRTGELRDATTVATRLSALRDERTHPIPLIQMAGSYTDVGRVRDHNEDSLFRLTVCLENNGQRQSCGIYIVADGMGGHAAGEVASGLAVRNAARLLIDNYLQQMTAGSRLYHESEMRELVRQAVLAANEAIYHEGHAQANDMGATLTMALVVGDRAVIANVGDSRTYLFRDGKLRRISKDHSLVMRLVELGHLQEEDIYTHPQRNAVLRSLGDRAEPEVDLYSVRLFAGDALLLCSDGQWEMTRDPEMERIIAEIADPQRACEALVAAANQAGGEDNIAVILVRIMP from the coding sequence ATGCGTTGTTCGTTATGTGGCACTGAAAATCGCCCACAAGCTCGCTGTTGCGCCATCTGCGGACAACCATTGCCGGGACGCCAACCGCTTGCGGTTAGTGGAGGATGGTTAAGCGACATGCTCGCCAGTCCGCTCGATCCACCCACACAACCGATCGCCGGTGAGGAGGAACTGATGGAACCCAACCTACCACTCTTTGCTAACCGGTTTGCGCCAACCTACCCACTTACCGAACCATGGTCGACCGGACCGCTCGAAGTACGTGATTTAGCACCGTGGCAACGCTGTTGGGCATGTGGTTCGACGGCTAACGAAGCGCATGAGTCGTACTGCATCGATTGCGGAGCTGCTCTCGAAACACGGGTCTATCCCGCTTTCCTTTCCCCCCGTGATACTCCATCTGGCCCGGCCTTGATCGATCGCCTGGCCGATCCGCTAGCACGCGCTATTTTGCCTGAAGTTCTTGAACAGCATGATCTTGATGGCTGGCGCCTTACGGTCTTGAACGATAGTGAATTGACCCCACTTAGCACACCGCTCGATGAGACAACAGCCCTGACCATCGGCACCGCACTGGCCCAACTACTGGTCAATCTTCACGGATCACACATCGCTCTCGGCAAACTGACCGTCGAGGATCTCGGTTTGAGTGGGCCACAACAGATTCGACTCCGTCAGGTAAATCAGTTGCGGCTGGTCAATGATGATGAACGCGAAACTGCGTTTTACGCCGATCTCGTTGTGCTTGCTGAGGTATTGGAACGATTGATGGTCATCCCCCGTACAACGCAGCGCCTCGACGAACAGGCGTTGATTGAAGCAGCGCAGATCACCGATAGTCTAGGAACCGTCCTGCGGCAAATCCGTACCGGTGAACTACGCGATGCAACCACGGTTGCTACACGCCTCAGCGCATTACGCGACGAACGCACCCATCCCATACCCCTCATCCAAATGGCCGGTTCGTATACCGATGTGGGCCGCGTGCGCGATCACAATGAAGATAGCCTATTTCGCCTAACCGTCTGCCTTGAAAATAATGGTCAACGACAGAGCTGTGGCATATATATCGTCGCCGATGGTATGGGTGGACACGCAGCCGGCGAAGTCGCCAGTGGCTTAGCCGTGAGGAATGCTGCTCGCCTACTGATCGATAACTACCTGCAACAAATGACGGCCGGATCACGTCTGTATCACGAGTCTGAGATGCGAGAATTGGTACGGCAAGCCGTATTGGCCGCCAATGAAGCGATCTATCACGAGGGCCACGCACAGGCCAACGATATGGGGGCAACCTTAACCATGGCGCTCGTGGTCGGTGATCGAGCGGTAATTGCTAATGTTGGCGATAGTCGGACATACCTTTTTCGTGATGGCAAGCTCCGACGGATCAGTAAGGATCACTCACTGGTGATGCGGTTGGTCGAGCTTGGTCACTTGCAAGAAGAGGATATTTACACTCATCCACAACGCAATGCAGTACTTCGTTCGTTAGGTGATCGCGCCGAGCCAGAGGTTGATCTGTACAGTGTCCGTCTCTTTGCCGGTGACGCACTCTTGCTCTGCTCCGATGGGCAGTGGGAGATGACGCGCGATCCGGAGATGGAGCGAATTATCGCCGAAATTGCCGATCCGCAACGGGCTTGCGAAGCGTTAGTCGCAGCAGCCAATCAAGCTGGTGGTGAAGACAACATCGCTGTCATTTTGGTGAGAATAATGCCATGA
- a CDS encoding protein kinase domain-containing protein: MKCPQCGASFNKDVIFCPECGKRIRSTDQPVAASAPLAVLQGRYELRHRLGAGGMGSVYLATDRRLGTVQWAVKEMSDALITSPLDRQLAQEAFRQEAELLAKLNHPYLPRVTDHFEENGRHYLVMEFVPGENLRDYTNRVGLPRPLHEVLRWTAQICEVLAYLHAQQPPIIFRDLKPTNVMITPEGTIKLVDFGIARLFKPGKERDTQVFGTLGYSAPEQYGRGQTDSRSDIYSLGVLMHHLLTGHDPSTTPFRLPPANQLNPTIPTYIVNVITRATESDPSRRFATVIELQQALFGNSGQLVNPQMMPQSVHQAARSNAIAVEPIVVHASTGMASATRWIGIIGVVMMIIATGLVGINLVYNNDAAVLAGIGILIALGAILFALIGGILSVIALVSPKTAKTEYGRRDAVTGFATSFVAFLLCCVIAALIVQLSG, from the coding sequence ATGAAATGTCCACAATGTGGGGCCAGCTTTAACAAAGACGTTATCTTTTGCCCCGAATGTGGGAAGCGCATCCGCAGCACCGATCAACCGGTTGCAGCATCTGCACCATTAGCAGTCTTGCAAGGCCGGTACGAATTACGTCACCGCCTTGGTGCGGGTGGTATGGGATCGGTCTATCTTGCAACCGATCGACGACTAGGTACAGTCCAATGGGCAGTAAAAGAGATGAGTGATGCCCTGATCACCTCGCCGCTCGATCGCCAACTAGCCCAAGAGGCCTTTCGCCAGGAAGCAGAACTGCTGGCGAAACTAAACCATCCCTATCTCCCGCGCGTCACCGACCATTTTGAAGAGAATGGCCGCCACTATTTGGTGATGGAGTTTGTGCCTGGTGAGAATCTGAGAGATTATACCAACCGCGTTGGCCTACCGCGGCCATTGCATGAGGTGTTACGATGGACGGCTCAGATTTGTGAGGTACTTGCCTATTTACATGCGCAACAACCGCCGATCATTTTTCGCGATCTGAAACCGACCAACGTAATGATTACGCCAGAAGGTACGATCAAGCTGGTCGATTTCGGCATTGCCCGTTTGTTCAAACCGGGTAAGGAACGTGATACCCAAGTCTTTGGTACTCTCGGCTATAGCGCACCCGAACAGTACGGTCGCGGTCAAACCGATTCGCGCTCCGACATCTATAGCCTCGGCGTGCTGATGCACCATCTGCTCACCGGTCATGATCCGAGCACGACACCGTTTCGCTTACCGCCGGCGAACCAGCTCAATCCCACCATCCCGACGTATATCGTCAATGTTATTACTCGTGCGACCGAGAGCGATCCATCGCGTCGCTTCGCCACCGTGATCGAGCTACAACAGGCACTGTTCGGGAATAGCGGTCAATTGGTCAACCCGCAGATGATGCCGCAGTCGGTACACCAGGCAGCCCGCAGTAACGCCATCGCTGTGGAACCGATTGTTGTGCATGCAAGCACCGGGATGGCGAGTGCGACCCGTTGGATCGGGATTATCGGTGTGGTGATGATGATCATCGCCACCGGATTGGTCGGTATTAATTTGGTGTATAACAACGATGCAGCGGTATTGGCCGGTATCGGTATTCTCATAGCTTTGGGCGCAATCCTGTTTGCGCTCATCGGCGGTATCTTGAGCGTGATCGCGCTGGTTAGTCCTAAGACTGCCAAAACGGAATATGGTCGCCGTGATGCAGTCACCGGCTTTGCGACAAGCTTTGTAGCCTTTCTACTCTGTTGTGTGATAGCAGCACTGATCGTTCAATTGTCTGGTTAA